Part of the Streptomyces sp. NBC_01460 genome, GGGTTCGATGTTCCAGGCGTCGAGCCCCGCGGCCGCGAGCGGAAGCAGTTCGTCCCGTACGAGCTTGACGGCGGGTACCTTCGCCACGCCGCCCGAACGGCCGGGGCGCGGCCAGAGCAGCTCGGCCTCGATCCCGTGGCGGCAGGCGGCGTCGAAGTTCTCCGCCGCCGCCTCGAAGGGCAGCTTGGTCCACACCGGCCGGGAGTCGTCGGCGAGCGCGCGCACCAGTCCGTAGTAGAAGGCGGCATTGGCGATCACGTCGACGACGGTGGGACCGGCCGGCAGGACCCGGTTCTCCACCCGCAGGTGGGGAACGCCGTCGGCCAGCCCGTAGACAGGCCGGTTCCACCGGTAGACCGTGCCGTTGTGCAGGACGAGTTCACCGAGAGCCGGCACTCCGCCCTCGTCGAGGACCTGCAAGGGGTCCTCCTCGTCACAGATCGGCAGCAGGGGCGGGTAGTAGCGGAGGTTCTCCTCGAAGAGCTCGTACGCCGAACCGATCCACCGCTCCCCGAACCAGGTCCGGGGGCGCACCCCCTGGTTCCGGAGCTCGGGCGGCCGCACGTCCGTGGCCTGCTGGAACAGCGGTGGCCTCGACTCACGCCACAGCTCCTTGCCGAACAGGAAGGGAGAGTTGGCACCGAGGGCGATCTGCACGGCGGCGATGGCCTGGGCGGCGTTCCAGACGTCCGCGAAGCGGTCGGGCGTCACCTGGAGGTGCAACTGGACGGACGTGCACGCCGATTCGGGGGCGATGGAGGCAGAGGTCGAGACCAGTCGCTCGACGCCTTCGATATCGAGCACGAATTCCTCTCCGCGCGCGGCCGCCATTTGATCGTTGAGGAGCGTGTAGCGGTCGACGTCCGACAGGTTCGCCGAAACCACGTCGTCCCGTCCCAGGGTCGGCAGGATGCCGATCATCACGATCCCGGCGTCGACCTCCGCGGCCTTCCGGTGCGCATATGCGAGCCCGGTACGCAACTCCTCCGCCAGCTGATCGAATACCCGGCCGCTCAGCCGGTGAGGAAGAATGTTCACTTCCAGATTGAACATCCCCAGTTCCGTCTGGAAATCCCGGCTGGCGATGCGCTGGAGCACCTCCGCATTCCGCATCCTCGGCATGCCGTCCGAACCCGCGAGATTCAGCTCGATCTCGAGACCCATGAGATTTCTGGGCCGATCGAACCTCCGCTCCGACAGGAGCCTCTCCAGCCCGGTCAGGCACCGGGTCAGCTTCTCGCGGTACGCCTGCCGATCGGACGGGGCAAAGGCGCCCGCCACGATCTTCTCGCCCATCGAAGGGTCCCTCCTCGAGTGGGCGGCCCGCGGCCCAGGCCGCTCGTATCACGATCGATAATGCCCCGACGAGATGATCCGTAACGCCCCCACGCCCCTCGGGTACCCAGTAGTCTGACGACTGAAGCCGGAGGCACATTCCGAAGGCATGGGGCATATGCAGGGTGCATGACGGAGTTGCGCCGCGGAAACACCGGTGAGTTTGAGCCTACCGCCACATCGGGAAAGTTCCTGGCGACAGGGGTCGCGAGCGGCTCGAATCCACAGAAACCTCGCAATCCAAAGGCTCAGATCCACCTTGCGCGCAATACGCGGGACGGCTAGCCGAAACACCGTGTGAACATTTGTCGTATAAACTCTGCGAACGAGGCAGAGAGTTGACGCATCGGCCCGTCCGCCCCGTCACCGGCCTTCCTCTGGCCCCGCACGCCGACAGCGACGTCTGCACCCGCCCACGCACCACCGTGTCTCCGAAGTGAGAGGCAACCCACTATGCCGCTGCATGTTTCTCCGGCCCCCGCGCCCGCACTGCGCAGCGTTCTCGCGGCACTCGGTTCTCCCACCGCAGTCCGCGAGGCCCATACGCCCGCCCTCCGGTCCGTCCAGGGATCGCTGAGCCCCGAACTCCCGCTCCCCGTCCACGTACTGGACCGGATCGTGCCGAGCGACGCCGCACCCCGCACCCGCCTCGCCGGCTGGCGCTTCCTGATCCGCAGCGGCGAACGCGCCGTGGCCGCCGCGGACACCATGCTCACCGCCGACGGCTGGACCTTCTCGCACTTCTTCGAGGGCCCGTACATCACGTCCACCGAACTCGCCCTGCGCCAGGCGGAGTCGTCGACGACGTCCTACCAGCCGCGGCTGCTGTCCGTGCCCGGGCTGTACATGCTCACCCTGTGGCTGCACCACGACACCGAGGCCGACGCCGGCGGCGGGGCACTCGCACCGACCGACGTGCTGGTGCCCCTGGCACCGGCTCCTCCGGGCATCACGGCCCACCGCCCCCACCGGGTCGCCGACCTGCTCCCGGTCATGAACCTGCGCCTCACCCCGGCACCCCTTCCGGACCTCCCCGAGGTCCCGGGTCTCCTCGGATCGCCCGCCTGACGCCTCCGCCGTCACCCGCCCCCGCCGAGCTCCTCGGCGGGGGCGCGTCCGTACCCGGGCGGACTAGTCCGGTCAGGTCACCCCTGACCATCCGAACGGACAGTGCCGTCGGATTGAACCGTCCGGCCGGGTGATGCGTCATGGGAGGAGAACAGCAGCTGCCGCGAAATCCCTGCGGAGAGACGCCCGTAGGGCAACACTGGGAACGGACCGACTTGATACGGGGGCGGCCATGAACACATCGTCCAGCCGCAGGACACTCGACTCAACGCAGCGAAAGAACCCACCCATGTGCCAGCACCAGCCACCCTGCCCGTCCGCCGACTCCAACGACCGGGAAGCCGCGCGCCTGATGGCCCACCACCCGGAACAGGGCTGGAGTCTCCTGTGCAACGGCGTCCTGCTCTTCGAGGACACCGGTGAGCTGCTCCCGAACGGGCAGATCATCGCCCCGCACCGCTCGCTGAAGAGCGGTCAGGTGATGAAGGCCGCCTGACCACGGCGGACGGAACACGGGGGCCGGCCCGGAGAGCTCTCCGCACCGGCCCCGACGCGTATCCGCGTGCCTACTGGTCGTACGCGTCCAGCGGGGGGCAGGAGCAGACCAGGTTGCGGTCGCCGAACGCCCCGTCGATGCGGCGGACCGGCGGCCAGTACTTGTCCGAGGGCGTGACACCGGCCGGGAAGACCGCCTCTTCGCGGGTGTAGGCGTGGGCCCACTCGCCACCGAGGGCGGCCGCCGTGTGCGGAGCGTTGCGCAGCGGGTTGTCGTCCGCGCTCCACTCGCCGGAGGCGACCTTGTCGATCTCCCCGCGGATGGCGATCATCGTGTCGCAGAATCGGTCGAGCTCGGCGAGGTCCTCACTCTCGGTCGGCTCGATCATCAGCGTCCCCGCCACCGGGAAGGACATGGTCGGTGAGTGGAAGCCGTAGTCGATCAGCCGCTTGGCGATGTCGTCGATGCTCACGCCGGTCGCCTTCGAGATCGGCCGCAGGTCCACGATGCACTCGTGCGCGACCAGACCGGCCGGGCCGTTGTAGAGGATCGGGAAGTGCGGTTCGAGACGCTTGGCGATGTAGTTGGCCGCGAGTACGGCCACCTGCGTCGCACGCTTCAGACCCTCGCCGCCCATCAGGCGTACGTAGGCCCACGAGATCGGCAGGATTCCCGCCGAACCCCACGGGGCGGCCGAGATCGGGCCGACGCCGGTCTCCGGACCCGCCGCGGGCTGGAGGGGGTGGTTGGGGAGGTACGGCGCCAGGTGGGCGCGCACACCGACCGGGCCGACACCCGGGCCGCCGCCGCCGTGCGGGATGCAGAAGGTCTTGTGCAGGTTCAGGTGGGAGACGTCGCCGCCGAAGTGGCCCGGCTTGGCGAGACCGACCAGCGCGTTGAGGTTGGCACCGTCCACGTACACCTGGCCGCCGGCCTCGTGCACCTCACCGCAGATGTCGGCGACGTGCTCCTCGAAGACACCGTGTGTCGAGGGGTAGGTGATCATGAGGACGGCGAGCTCGTCGCGATGCTTGGCGATCTTGGCCCGGAGATCCTCTATGTCGACCTCTCCGTCGTCGGCGGTCTGCACGACGACGACCTTCATGCCGGCCATCACCGCGCTCGCCGCATTGGTGCCGTGCGCGGAGGAGGGGATCAGGCAGACGGTGCGTTCGTGCTCGCCGTTGGCCCGGTGATAGGCGCGCACGGCCAGCAGCCCGGCGAACTCGCCCTGCGAGCCGGCGTTGGGCTGGATGGAGACGGCGTCGTAACCGGTGACCTCGGCGAGGCGCTCCTCCAGCTCACGGATGAGGGTGAGGAAGCCTTGTGCCTGCTCGGCGGGCGCGAAGGGGTGAAGCGCGCCGAATTCGGGCCAGGTGATCGATTCCATCTCGGCGGTCGCGTTCAGCTTCATGGTGCAGGAGCCGAGCGGGATCATGCCGCGGTCCAGCGCGTAGTCGCGGTCGGCGAGCTTACGCAGGTAGCGCAGCATCGCCGTCTCGGAACGGTGCTGGTGGAAGACCGGGTGGGTGAGGACGGCGTCGGTGCGCAGCAGCCCCTCGGGCAGCGCGTCGGCGGTCTCCGCGTCCAGCGCCTCGATGTCGCCGCCGGCCCCGAAGGCCGCCCAGACGGCCGCGACCCGGGCGCGGGTCGTGGTCTCGTCGCAGGCGACGGAGACATGGTCGGCGTCGACCAGGCGCAGGTTCACCCCGCGCTCGCGGGCGTCGGCGACCACCTGGGCGGCCTTGCCCGGCACACGGACGGTGAGGGTGTCGAAGTACGCGCCGTGCACGACCTCCGCGCCGGAGGCCCGCAGCCCCTCGGCGAGGATGGCGGCGAACCGGTGGGTGCGCCCGGCGATCGTCCGCAGCCCGTCGGGACCGTGGTAGACGGCGTACATGCCGGCCATGACGGCGAGCAGCACCTGGGCGGTGCAGATGTTGCTGGTGGCCTTCTCGCGGCGGATGTGCTGCTCACGGGTCTGCAGCGCCAGGCGGTAGGCCTTGTTGCCGTCGGCGTCGACGGACACCCCGACGAGGCGGCCGGGCAGGCTGCGGGCGAACTTCTCGCGTACGGCCATGAAGCCGGCGTGCGGTCCGCCGAAGCCCATCGGGACGCCGAAGCGCTGCGTCGTGCCGACGGCGATGTCCGCGCCCAGCTCGCCGGGCGAGGTGAGGAGCGTCAGGGCCAGCAGGTCGGCCGCGACGGAGACGATCGCCCCCAGCTCGTGCGCCTGCTCGATGACGGGCTTGATGTCGCGTACGGCGCCGGAGGCGCCCGGGTACTGGAGCAGCACCCCGAAGACGCCGCGTTCGGCGACCTCCGCCGGGATGCCCCCGGTGAGGTCGGCGACGACGACCTCGACGCCGGTCGGCTCGGCGCGGGTCTCGATCACCGCGACGGTCTGCGGCAGGGTGTCGGCGTCGACCAGGAAGACGCCGTTCTTCACCTTGCCGACGCGGCGCGCCAGCGCCATGGCCTCGGCGGCCGCGGTGCCCTCGTCGAGGAGCGAGGCGCCGGAGGTGGGAAGCCCGGTGAGGTCGGCGACCATCGTCTGGAAGTTCAGGAGGGCCTCGAGGCGCCCCTGGGAGATCTCCGGCTGGTACGGCGTGTAGGCCGTGTACCAGGCGGGGTTCTCCATGACGTTGCGCAGGATGACGGGCGGGGTGAACGTGCCGTAGTAGCCCAGGCCGATCATCGGTGCGAGCACCTGGTTGCGGTCGGCGAGGCTCCGCAGCTCGGCCAGGACCTCGGCCTCGGTGCGCGCCTCGGGCAGGTTCAGCGCCTCGGCGCTCCTGATCACGTCGGGCACGGCGGCGGCGGTGAGCTCGTCGAGGGAGCCGTAGCCGACCTGGGCGAGCATCTTCGCCTGCGCCCCGGCATCGGGCCCGATGTGGCGCTGCTCGAACGGAATGCCCTGCTCCAGCTGGGAGAGCGGAGTGCGACGGGGGGTCATGATGGAGGCCTCCTGGTCTGCCACGACCTGCGAGGGCGCCACGGCGTGGCTGCCCGAACGGCCTCCCCCTCTGTCATCTCGACCTGAGAGCTTCACCGGCACGCCCCGGGGCGTACCGGCTTTCACCGTCGGTGAGGGCGACACCCGTGACGGCACGTGCCGTACGGATCCCGACCTGCTTTCCAGAGTGACCTCGTCCGTGCGGTACAGGGGCCTGAGAGATTCCGGGGAGGAGTTGCTCCTTCGGCGCCCCCGGATCTCTCCGGAGGACTCTCCCGCACAGGGTCAGCAGCCGTGTTCCAGCCTACCAGCGGGGTCGGTGCGGGCCGTCTCGAGTGGCCGACGGCCCGGATCTGGCCTTTCGTAGAGCCTGTGGAGCAGTCGCGACCACCTGATGCAGTTGTGACCAGTGGGAGGCACCGTGCAGACCGACATCGATCCGCGCAGCCTGATCGGCCGCAAGGCCTTCGACCGTCGTGGTGCCAAGATCGGTACGGTGGACGAGGTCTATCTCGACGATGCGACCGGGGTACCCGAGTGGGCCGCCGTACGCACCGGACTCTTCACCCGGGACGCGTTCGTCCCGCTGGAACCGAGCGAATTCGTCGACGGGGCGCTGCGGATCCCCTTCGACCGGGGCCTGATCAAGGACGCCCCCGACTTCGGCGTGGGCCGCCACCTCTCGCCCGAGCAGGAGCTGCAGCTCTACCGGCATTACGGACTGGACTCCTCGCCCTCGGCCGGCCCTGCCCCCGACAAGGACTTCGGCAAACTGGCCGGCCACGAGGAGTAGTCCACCGGATCCCGCACCAGGGGAAGCGGTTCGGCCGGCCGAAGGTGCGGGTCGTCGATGCGGAACGTACGCACCCGGCCCGGGCCCGTCCACGGCTCCTCGAAACGCACGGTGACCCTGCCGACGCCACTGCCCTGCACCCAGCCGTGCCCGTGGACGTCGTGCCGTACGTCGTGTCCGGCCGGCCAGCGTCGCGAGGACGGCGGCTCGCCGCTCTCCCGGGGGCCCCGGTCGGCGGCCCTCTCCGCCGTGTCGTCGTGTTCGTCCGGGGCGGCGGCCGCGGACCCCTCCGCTGCGTGCTCGGCCTCGGCGGCCTGCGCGAACAGGTCCTCCTGCGTGAAGTCCGCCAGCCCCGTGACGCCCACTCCGAGCAGCCGGACGCCGCCGGTCGTGTCCACGGCCTCCAGAAGCCGTGCGGCGGCCTCGCGGACCACCGCGGGGTCGTCGGTGGGGCCGCGCAGGGTCTCCGACCGGGTGAGCGTCGAGAAGTCGTAGCGGCGCACCTTGAGGACCACGGTGCGCCCGGACCGCCCCGCGTCCCGCAGCCGACGCACGCACCGGTCCGCGAGCCGCTCCACCTCCGACCTGACCCGCACACGGTCGTGCAGGTCCACGTCGAAGGTGTCCTCGACCGACACGGACTTGGCGTCCCTCTCGGCGACGACGGGACGGTCGTCGTAGCCCCGCGCCATGCGGTGGAGCGCGACGCCGTGCGCCTTGCCCAGCAGCCGTACGAGCTCCGCCTCGCCCGCCTCCGCCAGGTGACTGACAAGGGTCATGCCGGCGCGCCGGAGATGGTCGCCGGTGGCGGGCCCCACACCCGGGAGGGTCCGCACCGGCATGGGCGCCAGGAGCTCACGCTCGGTGCCGGGCTCGATCAGCAGCAGACCGTCCGGCTTGGCCTCCTCGGAGGCGATCTTGGCCAGCATCTTGGAGCCGGCCAGTCCGACGGAGCCACTGAGGCCGGTGACGGCCCTGATCACGGTGCGCAGCTGCCCGCCGATCGCGCGGGCGGACGCCGCGTCGTCGGCGACCCCGCCGGCCTCCAGATCGACGAACGCCTCGTCCAGGCTGAGCGGTTCGACGAGGGGTGAGAGCCGCCCGAGGAGCCCCATCACCTGGTCGCTCACCGTGCGGTAGAGCGCGAAACGCGGGACCAGATACGCGGCGTTGGGAGCGAGCCGCCGTGCCTGTGCCATCGGCATCGCCGAATGCACACCCAGCCGCCGCGCCTCGTACGACGCGGTGGCGACCACGCCGCGCATCCCCAGGCCGCCCACCACCACCGGTTTGCCACGCAGGCTTGGCTTCGCCGCCTGCTCCGCAGAGGCGTAGAAGGCATCCATGTCCAGATGCAGAATGGTGGGCGCGGCTCTCACACGGACCGATGGTGCCTCATGCCACTGACATTCGACCCGCCCGACGCACGCGCCGCACCGCTCTGCTCCTGCTCCTGTGGCTCAGCCCGCGCGGTTGCGCCGCCGAGCCAGCTCATCCGCGGGGTTGTGACCGATCAGCGTCTCCCCCGTGTCGACACGCTCTCCGTGGAGCTGGGACAGCGCCGCGTCGACGTCGCGCCAGACGACCCCCACCGCGATGCCGAAGACGCCCTGGCCGCCCTGGAGCAGACTCACGACCTCGTCCGGCGACGAGCACTCGTAGACCGTCGCCCCGTCACTCATCAGGGTCATCCGCTCCAGATCCGTGAACCCGCGGGCCCTGAGGTGCTGCACGGTGGTGCGGATGTTCTGAAGGGCGACCCCCGTGTCCAGGAAACGCTTGACGATCTTGAGCAGAACCACGTCCCGGAAGCTGTAGAGACGCTGTGTCCCCGACCCGTACGCGGGACGCACGCTCGGCTCCACGAGCCCCGTGCGCGCCCAGTAGTCGAGCTGTCGGTAGGTGATGCCGGCAGCCGCGCACGCTGTAGGCCCCCGGTAGCCGATGTCCCCTGCCTCTGCCACACCGTCCGCTGCCACCACCGCCGGCTGAACCGGCTGTCTGATGGAGTGGTCGGCCGCACTGCCGTGCTGCCGGTACGGCCCACCCGCAGCCGTACCGTCGCCGCTGATTCTCACGCCGACCTCCGTCCTTGACCTGCCATCTCGAAGGTAGGCAGTCACCAGGGGTGCGTCAACGATCGCCACACTCGGCACGCCGAGTGATAATCACCCTGAGGGTGGTTTCCCGTGACTGATTTCCGGGAACGGCTTGTCGGATGCGCTGACACCGCCCCCACGGCGGTCACTGGCTGTTCGTGCCGAAGTCCTCCGGCGAGATCTGGTCGAGGAACTCGCGGAACTTCTCCACCTCGTCCTCCTGCTCGTCCGGGATGGCGATGCCGGCGTCGTCGAGCACCCCGTCACTGCCGTAGATCGGCGTGCCGGTGCGCAGGGCGAGCGCTATGGCGTCGGACGGCCGCGCACTCACCTCGACCCCGCTGGCGAAGACCAGCTCCGCGTAGAAGACCCCTTCTCTGAGGTCCGTGATGCGGACCTCGGTGAGCTCCTGGCCGACGGCCTCGAGCACATCCTTGAAGAGATCATGGGTCAGCGGCCTGGCCGGAGCCATGCCCTGCTGGGCGAAGGCGATCGCGGTCGCTTCCCCAGGACCGATCCAAATAGGGAGGTACCGGTCGCCTCCCACTTCACGCAGGAGCACGATCGGTTGGTTGGAGGGCATTTCCACCCGGACACCCACAACGTCGAGCTCGTTCACACAGCAACCCTAGGACGTGCCCGCCATGTTTGGATAGTCGGGCTCCTCCGCCGTCAGTGGAAACTGACCTTCAGAGCCGTCTGGACCAGCGCGGCGTGGAGCCGGACGGACAGCTCCGCGAGCTCCTTCGCGGTGGCCTCCGCATGGGCCCTGGTCTGCGGATTCCGGTGCCGGCGCAGGGGCGCGACCACCTGTTCGACCAGCCCTGCCTCGCGCTCCGCGGCCGCCTTGACGGCCCGCAGATGCCGGGGCTCGAGGCCGAATCGGCCCAGGTCCGCCACGAGCCGCGCCACGGTCACGGCCTCGGCGTCGTAGCTGCCCCCGGCGGCGGGCACGATCAGCCCGTACGACTCCCACTCGTCGAGCTGCTCCTCGGTGGCCTCGGTGGCGGCAAGGAGCTCGGAGCGTCCGATACGGGCCGCTGTGGCCGCACCCGGCTCCTGGTCCCAGCGGGGGTCTGCCGGATCGCCCTGCCCGCCACCGGGCGGCAGGGCCGCCTGTTCGCCGCACGCCAGCGCTTCGAGGTGCTCACGGATGACCTTGAGCGGCAGGTAGTGGTCCCGCTGCATGCGCAGCACCTGGGCCAGCCGCTCGACGTCGGCAGGGCTGAACTTCCGGTAGCCCGAAGGCGTCCGCTGGGGCTCGATGAGCCCCTCCGCCTCCAGGAAGCGGATCTTGGAGATCGTGACTTCGGGAAACTCGTCGCGCAGCTGCAGAAGCACCGTGCCGATGCTCATCGCGCGCTCGCCCGCGGCGGCGGTGCCGTGACCGGCACCGCCTGTAGGTGTTCGCAGCATGGACCTTCCTGGGGGTCCCCCCGGACGGGTCCGGGGAAGGGTCACACGCCCCGCTGGCTCGCGTAGAAGACCAGTCGGTACTTCCCGATCTGGACTTCGTCGCCGTTGGTCAGCGCGACGGAATCGATGCGCTCGCGGTTGACGTAGGTACCGTTGAGGCTGCCGACATCACCCACGGTGAAACTACCGTCCGGGCTCCTGTGGAACTCCACATGACGCCGCGACACGGTCACGTCGTCGAGGAAGATGTCGCTCTGCGGGTGACGGCCGGCCGTCGTCAGGTCGCCGTCCAGCAGGAATCGGCTGCCGGAGTTCGGGCCGCGGCGGACCACCAGCAGTGCGGACCCCGCGGGCAGGGCGTCGACCGCGGCCTGTGCCTCCGGGGAGAGCGACGGGACGGCCGTCTGGCCGGTCACCTCGGCCTCGTACGCCTCGATGCCGGAGATCGAGATCGTCGAGGTCGTCTCCGCGGCACGCTCGGGTACTCCGCCCCTCAGCGGCGCGCCGCAGTTGGAGCAGAAACGGCTGGCCTCGGCATTCTGATGCCCGCACCTCGTACAGACCGGCATGGACGAGCCCTCCGGAGCGGAGGCGAACCCTCCACCCGTACTCGAGGTTGATGATTCCCCGAAACCTATGCGGCCTGCACCTCCGGGGTCAACGGACGACGCGCCGGTCCCACCGGCGGACCCCTGTACCTCGTCGCGGAAGAGCGGGCGCTCCGAGCCCTGCTCCTCGGCGCCCTGGCCCTGACGCGGGGCACGGTGACGGGCAGCGCTGCCGCTGTCCTCGCGGGCGCTCTTTCCGAACAACTTCGCAAACAACTTCACGGGCGTTTCCCCTTGACCGAAATAGACCCGCCCGTGGGGCAGGACGAACCCTGAACGAACACACCTGCCGACCCGGACATCCTCACAACGTCCGTATCCACCCGACAGTTTCCACCACACGCCACCGATCCGTTGCGCCGACCCCCCGCAACCCGGTACCCGTGTCCTCCGAGCCCCTCACACCACCGTCTCACCGTGACGACGACCGAGCGTGATCAGGCTGTTTCGCCGGCCGCAGGGCGTCCACGACGATGTCGTCGGCACGCGCCACCTCCGCCGTGGCCTGCTCCTTCTCCAGCGTCTGCACCACACCGCCTGGGATGTTCAGAGCCGGTTCCAGATCCTGTGGCTTGCCGATGACCTTGAACTCGTAGGGAGCCTCGATCCTCCGGCCGTCCACCCTCAATTCTCCCCCGTCTCCGGAGAAGTACGTATCGGCCACCACCCGCACGCCGTCGACCTCGATCGCCTCCGCGCCCGCGGCACGCAGCTCCTGGATGGTGTCGAGGAGCATGTCGGCCTCGACGGCGCCGCCCGGGTCACTGATGGTCAGCGTGATACCCGGACCGTGCGCCGCGACGGTACCTGCCAGGATACCGAGCTGCCGCTCCTTCTCCAGCGTCTGTTTCCGGGCTTCCTCGGCCTGGTCGGAGCTGTTCTCCAGCTCCGTGCGCTGGTCGTCGAGGCGCTGCTTCTCGTCCTCGAGACGCTCGGTGCGGTTGTCGAGCTCGTCGAGGATGCGGACCAGGTCCTCCTGGCGGGCACCGCGCAAAGCGCTGTTGTCGCTGTTCGACCTCACCTGGATGGCCAGTCCCAGGCCGAGGACGAACAACAGGAGTGCCACGATGAGTTGGGCCCTGCTCACCCTCGGGGGCCAGAGACCCGCCCGCAGCCGCTGGCGGCCGGACACCTCCTCGGCCGGGGCAGGAGGGGGCGGAGTCGGCACGGGCGCCTCGGCGGGGAGCGCACCCGGGCGCTCCCCGTTGCCGGGGCCGTGTCCGCTGCTCGGGTTCTGTTCGTTGTTCATCGGCCTCACGCCCGGAAGACGTGGCGGCGGATGGCCGCCGCGTTGGAGAAGATCCGGATGCCGAGCACGACCACCACACCGGTGGAGAGCTGGGCTCCGACGCCCAGCTTGTCGCCGAGGAAGACGATGAGCGCGGCGACCACGACGTTCGACAGGAACGACACCACGAAGACCTTGTCGACGAAGATCCCGTCGAGCATGGCCCGCAGACCGCCGAAGACGGCGTCGAGCGCGGCCACCACGGCGATCGGCAGGTAGGGCTCGACCACCGCCGGCACTTCGGGCCGGACCAACAGTCCGACCACGACTCCCACGACGAGGCCCAGTACGGCGATCACGATGTGCCCTTCCCTGTGT contains:
- a CDS encoding DUF881 domain-containing protein, whose amino-acid sequence is MNNEQNPSSGHGPGNGERPGALPAEAPVPTPPPPAPAEEVSGRQRLRAGLWPPRVSRAQLIVALLLFVLGLGLAIQVRSNSDNSALRGARQEDLVRILDELDNRTERLEDEKQRLDDQRTELENSSDQAEEARKQTLEKERQLGILAGTVAAHGPGITLTISDPGGAVEADMLLDTIQELRAAGAEAIEVDGVRVVADTYFSGDGGELRVDGRRIEAPYEFKVIGKPQDLEPALNIPGGVVQTLEKEQATAEVARADDIVVDALRPAKQPDHARSSSR
- a CDS encoding small basic family protein, which produces MIAVLGLVVGVVVGLLVRPEVPAVVEPYLPIAVVAALDAVFGGLRAMLDGIFVDKVFVVSFLSNVVVAALIVFLGDKLGVGAQLSTGVVVVLGIRIFSNAAAIRRHVFRA